The sequence below is a genomic window from Oreochromis aureus strain Israel breed Guangdong linkage group 12, ZZ_aureus, whole genome shotgun sequence.
TTGACTTTGTTTCTGTAAAATAACTTATGCAACAGAAACCTGAATGCTGAAACAAAAATGGTAAATACTAGCAAAATAACTGCCAGCAGAAAAGCTGTCACATCGATCGAGTGGTACTGGATTATGGACATCTTGTAAGACTCCGTCCTTAAGTGCGCCGCTCCTTTGTGCCGCATGACAAACTCGATCCAGAACATGGCTCGGTCCAGCGGTTTCATAGGCTGATCTCTTTGGATGCTGGACAGCTCCTTCATCTTCTCCCTGTAGGATGGTTGGTAGAGCACCTCCTTTAGCGCCTCCAAGAAGTTTTCTTTGTTCACTGTTGCAATATCAAGGACTTTGGCCACACCTTTTGCGTTCATCCTGAAGAGGTTATCAGCCTGGTCAAACATAAGTGGCAGGCCAACCAGGGGCACACCGTGGTAAATGGCCTCCTGTATCCCATTGGTGCCTCCATGGGCCACAAACACTCTGGTCTTGGGGTGACCCAGGAGGTCATTTTGGGGCAACCAGTCCAAGATTCGCGTGTTATTACCGAGGGTGGATGGTCTTTTGCCTTTGTGCCTCCAAATCACCTTCTGAGGAAGTtctgcaaaagcagcagcaaagtCTTCAGCAATGTCCTCTGGAAGTTCTTCTACCAGTGTTCCCAGTGTCATCACAATGACACCATGTTCACCCGAGCTCTGCACAAAGTCCTCTAGCTCTTTAGACAGGGGCTTGGAGGGTTTGCACTGAAATCCTGACATGTAGACAACGTTTGGCATTGTGGGTCGAGGGAACTCAAAGGTGAAATCATTTCTCATCAGCCAGATGTCTGCTGACTGAAACAGCTCCATGTAATGTACATCACTGCCAAAATGACGATGGACAAATGGTTTGTAGTTTGGTTCTGTGACGTACCAAATATGTAAAGTTAAGAAGAAAAAGTAGAGCATATTCTGGACACGCTGAATGAAAGTCATCTTGTCAGTCAGCTCTGACCCTGGTATAGGGATGTATGAGAGTGGGGAAGGTGCAATTGCAAAGTGGCCTTCACCCTGAATAGTCCATCGGACATTAAAGACAAGTGGCAGACCCAAACGGTGAGCCATAAGAACACCTGCACCAAATGCAGGATCAGTCAGAACCAAATCATATTTGGCATCATGGAGGCTCTGCATCAGCTTGGTATCCTCAAACATTCCCTCAACCATCTCAAGCACCTTCACGTGCATTTGATAAAAATGTGTCATCAGGTCATACTCCATCGAGAAGCGAGTCCAAAGTGAAGCACCTTGTCGACGCATGGTCAGTGTTTCCATTACAAATGCCCCAAAGCGCTCTTCATCAATTCCGGCTGAGGAATTTATAGTGATGGTCTTGTAGTGAGGGGACTCTGACTTGATGTACCAGGTGTCATTTGGCCGCACCACTGTGACTTCATGACCTCTGGAGTGAAGCTCTGCGATGATGATATTCATGTTGATCCAGTGACTTCCATCCACAGGGAACACTAAGATTTTCCCTCCATTTACCAACAATGTAGAGCATAGCAGCACTGCAAGTGCCACCAAGTTTGGATGGCACATCTCTGAAAGAGAGTCTGACAAAGATGTCAAGATGTTAGATCGTCTCTTATGAGGAGATGGAGTTTGAGTTGAAGAGTTTGAATCACCCTAATAAATAAGGAGAAATACCTGAGATAAAGTTTAAGTTGGGAAAATATGGACTGGCCAATATTTAAACTTGACCACTGGATGTGAGATGTATTTGCCAGCTCTGCTTTGGTTTTGACTTCGATAAGATAAAAACGTGAAGTTAAAGGTTAAGATAAAGATGTGAATTATTATCTTAAAGTCATGAGCCTCTTACTCACAGCAGTGAGCATCTCGTACAGTTGACCTCATTAGTGATAAGTTAGTGACTTTGCTGCTAAATTTTCATACCTTTTTAACATCGTAGtcacaaaaagcaaaataagaaagaagaaacgaaacaaaaataaacttctgtatgaataaaaaatgATCATGAAAAGAGCATGAAACTCCTTCTCTTGATTAGAGTTATGGTGTAATTTCCGGTTTTGGAAGGAGCCCATCATTGTTAATGTCAAATGTTACAATCAGAGAAATTTTGATGATCTTTACTTGAATTCCAGAGTCAACATTTATATATGTACATTTCACTGATTTTTATGAAATGGAAGCCCAGGCTGTTTATGATTTTAATTTAACTCTAAATACGAAAAAATTGTAAAACTGATTgtaccttttaaaaaaatgaaaaatattcttcctttttttaGGGGGGAAAAACAACTCAGGTGAATTTGAGAAACTAAAGTGAAACTCTAAACACTATGAGATTATCCTTCAagtcttctttggtttcagtagctaaagacttgcattgattcagtttaaattatataatgtaaagaaacactaataagattctttatttcttatttgaaagagacagacatttCTGTTCTTCAGGATAAGATCAATTTGAGTAAATTCTTGATCCTTCATGTTCTACCAGTAAAGTGGTACAGACCAATATTTCACTTTACTCACGCAGCAAATAAGACTTTAGTCCTTCATCAAATGTAATCATGTTAAACCTAATGTTGTGCCCTTAAACAGGGGAATAGTGAGGAGAGATGAATGAATAATACTTACACGCAGCTCTCGCTTTCACTTGTCTGTATTGAGTctaacaaaacaacacaatcgGAACCATATCCTCGTTGCTTGGATACACTCAGTCTAAGGACTAAAGTTTCCAACTAAGGCtgcgttcacactgcaggttttaatgctcaattccgattttttgatctaatccgatttttttgtcagcttgttcacactacaaataaaatgtgacagcaaagcGTGCactagtgtgaaccctcaaagcggcccgcatgcgcaaaaagaagacgtcactggcgcgctctgtttagacccagaccaaacagtattgtttgactgatggccctcaatataaagacttgtttcggactttatgtttcccaaTTGTGCTTTAatttataaagttattttgttatttacatatggcctaataattatccttattgccgttttagagaggagcggtgcttcaaaggatagttgcagatttctgtcagaatctgcagattgtacagtacaaataaaatgttcacgtttctccaacgctGTCTTCCCAACactttcactaacatctacactggatggccaggaagctcGGGCGCTTCttcggcgctgataattggcgtttgtcttgtgtcagtgacgtaatgCGACACGACCATTCAAACatcagtcgctttctaaaacatcagatatgtatcggagtcagtaccacatacgaaagtgacccaggtcggatttgaaaatatcggatttgtgctgttcacactgtcataccatgatcggatatgagtcgcatagggtcaaaaaagtcggattctatgcgctttcgcctgcagtgtgaatgtagcctAAGTTATCCTTATTATTCGTTTTAACTGACGAGAGTACTTTAGATAGTACAAAACATGATATAACATAAGGTAAATACATCTTTTTAAATTCACATATGTTAGCTGACACATTCACTGACTTCCACAGTAATGAAATGATACTTTAAGCGCTCTGTGTCTTTCAGAAGGTAACTTAAATACAGACAGTAGCAGAAAAGCCGTCACACAATATGACGGAGCACTAGCGAAAGCTAGCACACACAGCAACAGAGTTCAACTGAAACTTCTCAGCAAGAACAGTCCACAATTCACCTCTTTCCTTACAATGAACAATGATAATGTGCTAACAGTCAACAGTAACGCGTGTTGCCGCGTTCATAGAGTTCCGTGCGTGGCAGTTACCTTAAACAGGGGAAATACTGAGGATAGATGAATGATAACACTGACGCGCAGCTTTCGCTTTCACTTGTCTGTGAAGTGAGTGAAAGAGGTACGCACGAATCCCCTACTGGAGCCCTAAGGCATTACCAATGGATCAACGCACAATCAACCCAGGCAAAACTGTCACTGCTCATTTCCTTTACATTCCACTGCATTTTCCATACAGCAGCATAgtcaaaacaataataaaggGACGCCACGAAATAAAAGGAACAGAGATGTACAACCCCAAAACGTATGAAATTTCTGGTCCTCCACACTAACTCTTTCTCGTTTTTGATATCTGTCAGCAAGAATGTTTAGTTGTTTTTCCTCTAATCGTCAAAACCTTAGTAAACAGTTTTAAATAACTGAatattacatattttattttcataggGTTAGTGTCAGGCTTCATGTTAAATGTTGCATATCAAAAAACGGTAAAGCTAAAATCTGCCCCCCCCTTCCCAAAAAAGACTTCAATTATCCCtcgatgaaaaaagaaaaatcacataaTAAATAGCTGTCAGATAAACACTTTCATAAATGCTGAATATATCATTCAACTAGCTAAATGTAGttatgttaataataaatttagAATTTtctgtatatatatgtttttaaatcaacaaaGTGATCAATAGTCTTCTATGGTAATATGTAATACAGTGCACCAAAATAGTTGTATTAGATTTCAAGTTACTTTATTTTCTATTCCAGCAACATTTGAAATAGTGTAGAAAAATGTACAGTACAAAGTGAATTTCAGCTACTTGCACACTGTTTCTATATTACTGTGAATATGTTGGTTAGGTTacagaagttttttttatgcACTTGAAAAATATCACCATCAAATTCTGTAATATTTCTACAACAATACatgtaataaaattaattcTATTGTTGAGCACTGCATGAGGCCAAACTCTTCTTATGTGCTCTTAATGAAGGTTTAAACATCATCACCATACAGGGGTAGGAACATTTAATTATCTCCCTGTTTAACTGTGAGACAATTTTAGGAAATGTGGTGATTCTTAAAGTGTTTACAACAGCAAAATATTCTAAGTCACATGAATTTAAACCCAGTCAGGTTTGTTACACTACCAGTACAAATTTATCTCTATTTATCCTTCTTCTGAATAGACAACAGATGACAAGCATACAAATTTTGTGACACAATCATCATTCCTTTTTGACTTTGTTTCCGTAAAATAACTTGAGCAACAGAAACCTGACTGCTGAAACAAAAATGGTAAATACTAGCAAAATAACTGCCAGCAGAAAGGCTGCCACATCCATCGAGTAGTACTGGATGCTGGACATCTTGTAAGACTCAGTCCTTAAGTGCGCCGCTCCTTTGTGCCGCATGACAAACTCGATCCAGAACATGGCTCGGTCCAGCGGTTTCATAGGCTGATCTCTTTGGATGCTGGACAGCTCCTTCATCTTCTCCCTGTAGGATGGTTGGTAGAGCACCTCCTTTAGCGCCTCCAAGAAGTTTTCTTTGTTCACTGTTGCAATATCAAGGACTTTGGCCACACCTCTTGCTTTCATCCTGAAGAAGTTATCAGCCTGGTCAAACATAAGTGGCAGGCCAACCAGGGGCACACCGTGGTAAATGGCCTCCTGTATCCCATTGGTGCCTCCGTGGGCCACAAACACTCTGGTCTTGGGGTGACCCAGGAGGTCATTTTGGGGCAACCAGTCCAAGATTCGCGTGTTATTACCAAGGGTGGATGGTCTTTTGCCTTTGTGCCTCCAAATTACTTTCTGAGGAAGTtctgcaaaagcagcagcaatgTCTTCAGCAATGTCCTCTGGAA
It includes:
- the LOC120443178 gene encoding UDP-glucuronosyltransferase 2A2-like, giving the protein MCHPNLVALAVLLCSTLLVNGGKILVFPVDGSHWINMNIIIAELHSRGHEVTVVRPNDTWYIKSESPHYKTITINSSAGIDEERFGAFVMETLTMRRQGASLWTRFSMEYDLMTHFYQMHVKVLEMVEGMFEDTKLMQSLHDAKYDLVLTDPAFGAGVLMAHRLGLPLVFNVRWTIQGEGHFAIAPSPLSYIPIPGSELTDKMTFIQRVQNMLYFFFLTLHIWYVTEPNYKPFVHRHFGSDVHYMELFQSADIWLMRNDFTFEFPRPTMPNVVYMSGFQCKPSKPLSKELEDFVQSSGEHGVIVMTLGTLVEELPEDIAEDFAAAFAELPQKVIWRHKGKRPSTLGNNTRILDWLPQNDLLGHPKTRVFVAHGGTNGIQEAIYHGVPLVGLPLMFDQADNLFRMNAKGVAKVLDIATVNKENFLEALKEVLYQPSYREKMKELSSIQRDQPMKPLDRAMFWIEFVMRHKGAAHLRTESYKMSIIQYHSIDVTAFLLAVILLVFTIFVSAFRFLLHKLFYRNKVKKE